The window tatataaaaacagggacttgagcatggtcttgagggcagtctcagctgagattagtttattaataccaccctaagacggCCTCAGTGGTACTGGTtttgagctttttttttttttttttttttttttttttttttttttttttttttttttttttttttttttttgacgtgacttattgtagatttgccgcagatggcattaactacttggccggacaaatggggagcgctgaaggctctcacccggtacaacgtttaagacaacaggcctgagggtgcccagttgggcgcgaacctcggctcagggcgtcgtctgagaggaaaaatatttgaaagaattaatcgaccctagtgggtcgatagcgataagcgctgaatgagggaaatcgtcgaccacgccggcggggtcggtatcggggtcctgaagtgtttgactggttttgagcgttggactcaagaTTAGGAGGTCTTGAGTGCGAataccgatggggacatatcacaaaaatcactttttaagCCCTGGTTTAGAACATTTCAGGCTGAGCACTTGAGCCCcgaatactacttactgatgtaagcacgtagtcgtcATATCAGGCATCAGATTATCgtgcaacacggacctccgtggTTTATGTCGCTCAGTAAacattttaaacacatttttaCATCACAAAAATCTATTTCAACTCTTCCTCGTTTTAATGATACTTGTATAAAAGAAATGCCCATCATCAGTTCAGTTATTTTGGCCGAACAAATCGGTCGTTAACCTTATTTCGTAACGTTCAGTTAAGCTTAGTTGCGCGTCCACGAGAACTTCGGTGCGCGTGCACTGAGATTGCACTGAGGGCGCAGGCAGTATACGTAGCAGGCGCAGTATACGTCAAACAAAGAACATATAAATGTATATAAACCACTCCGTTCTTATGTAATAGTTTACTaacctatctatctatatattatagctagtcttattcttcttcttcatcttatcgtgtgggtcgtaaggtggaataccaacctcatcaactctgatgtcagggttattattgagccgccaaaggcccctgacatgactcacataacgacgacaggcagtcgcttctgtaaaaacggccttgtcaaattttcaggttaggtaagcggtccctgtgaaaaacgggataatgcttcagaaggcacgataagccgttggtcccggctactatttaccggtgtaagtacgtagtcgttacatgagccatgtcaggggactttggcggctcaatagtaactctgacaccaggggcctgttttataaaacttacaattgtaaattaaaatgacaatttggtgttcattacgtagctaatatgaaactgcaaaatattcgtgatcacacacttcgcaatgtacatcaaattgtcattgtaatttacaattgtaagttttattaaacaggcccctgggttgatgaggttggtaatccacctcacaacccacacgagagaagaagacaggcgtgatattatgttatgtatgtatacaaggtcggacaaaaaaacaaaacggaTGATAATAACAACTTAATTTGCATATGACTTGGACTATGGTCCATGACCCTTTAAATATATTCATAGTACCTACGTGACAACACAAGCATATGAgtagaataattattgtaatgttCTGGTGGCCCAACgccttaggcgattctcacactgccccgcatgatgcacagatgcagcgtagcgcgtggaaaatgcatccacgcgcgttcatgcggatgcatTTTCTCTGTGTTAGACCGTGCATGTTTTCtgtacaaacggagatacttacaagcaacggaagaacacgcatccacgcgctacgctgcgtcatgcggggcagtgtgagaatcgccttagatagttagttcttcttcttctgtcgtgtgggttgtgaggtgaattagcccatcaaccctggtggcagggttattattgagccaccaaaggtccctgacatggctcatgtaacgactacgtacttatatcggtaaatagtagccaggaacaacggcttaacgtgccttccgaagcattatcccgtttttcacagagtcggcatacctaacctgatttgacaggtccgtttttacagaagcaactgcctgtctgaccttccaactcgcgaatgGAAAACTTgcccatacaggttaggtcacataacctCCGataacgcatttctcgagaatgtgggtttcctcacaatgttttccttcaccgctgagcacgtgataatcattttatgatctaaacatgaattcgaattcaaattcgACATGATTTAGGCttgagctggattcgaacctgcgacctcaaagtgagaggcaagcgttctaccaactgggctaccacggctcgtttATTTGCCCAGAGAgtgtattttaataatgaaattagTGTTTAATGTAAATTTTCATTGGTCAATTGCAGTTTGTTTTGAAACAGGAACCCGGCCCGAGCAGCCGTTAGCCGGATTTCAGTACGCATGCACCAACTTCGCACTTAGCTTGGCCTGCGGTGTAAGTTATACGCGTTTTATTTgcgaatatttaaaaaaataaattaaaatatactgtAAACTCAGATATGAAGGGAGATGACCATGGGGGTCATGACCCCTCCGCCACACCCTCTAGGcgacaaaaattcaaaattcaaaaatatttatttttcagaatTGCGCTTTTTCAACGGCAAGAATTcaattaagtacatattatgtaactagctgtaaaactagtaccacatcggaatctgtaacgctgaggaaAGACgcggccagaaaacctcccagcacagggccctagtcctactgtttcatgttttcctttcttttttttttaaacatagacAGTTTGGGTCAttaggagatccgcaggagaactaaagtcaccgacatagctcagagaattgcaaagctgaagtggcagtgggcagaacacatagcgaggagaggttctggagtggcgaccacgtgtcggacgacgcacagtgggtaggcccgctacaaggtggaccaacgacctggtgaaggtcgcgggaagccgctggatgcgggcagcgcaggaccgattgtcgtggagatccttgggggaggcctatgcccagcagtgagcgtcgtacggctgatgatgatgatggtgatgagtGTGCCCCACCCCCGTCTGACGTAAAAGCTGGATACGCTCTTGGTAAAAATAATAGGTATGAACTCTCTGCTCTTCCAACTTGGCTCAGCATGCAGTCATTACCCGGCTGTGAGTCACGTCGCTGTAACCCAGGAGACGGCGCGGCCTGTGGCTGCCATCTTTATGATATATCtgttcataataatatcatcataaTAATGTCAAAACTAGAGAACTTGCTAGAGAACAGcaatatcaaaaaaatcaatcaatagtATGTACGAttagctgcaaaagtccaatcagtttcttgcaaagtaataaattaactgggtGCACTTATGACCTCCTGGTTGcttgtcgtttctgtaatagaccaaaaccaCCTACAAAGacttaaattgtataattatgacaactaatggttcgtaattttatcaatgtttacaaataattcgctgggctcagtgactgagcTGTTGCTCTttgattatatttaatttttcacTTCAGTCATGCCTATGACCGCCTAACCTATGAAAAAATCGTTCGACACTATATGCCTCGAGTGCACTACTTTTTCCTATTTATTTTACGAGCGGGTTTTTTCTATAAAGAATACAGTCACCCTCGTAGAATTTACGATCTTTACATAATATGGATATTTATATCTACTTATCCAGGATTAGTGCTAACTTGCAATAATTGTATAATAGTCTAACAGTTGCGGAAGTTGTCCAGAATACCTACTATTACAGAAGTCCACTTGTGTGCatattaaatggaaaaaaaaaaccaaaaaaataccttttctCCTATGAACATCGAGAAACCTGGCAAAACAAAGAATCCCACAGGTacagaaagtaaataaaaacatctgTAAAAGTGGAATGCGGaaacaaattaatttttatGTGATGAGCCAACGAATATGACAAAGCGAATGACAGCGTGTTtgaaattaattgttttatatttaaataattagttCCATGTACGACTATGGatggaaataaaataatgtgCCTGCTTTATATGCTTGTCATCCTGGGTGTTAACAcaagagaagaaaaaaaagtataataagtaatatttcataaaaagtgttatgataataataaatttatttatcaaataatacAACACccatacaaattaaaaaatacaattaattaaggttgcctggaatagAATACAACTAAACAATAAAACTACCTATTGTactgtttctttatttcttttttgtttctgtATATTGTACTTCCTGTCAATGCAACAagatatttgttatgttatgctaatattttaaaatcttaGTTATTCTAAAGTATTAGGTGACTATACATTTATGATACTATGCTAAAGGAATTccataaataactaaaatatttaataaactcGTTTCATTGCGActactataaaaacaaaatttccacGCCTGCACAAAGTTACATAGCAATGTTGCGTTGCCATATAACTGTAGGAGTTTGGGTTAGTTCAGCAATCGGTCTTTTCGACTAAGCTATCGGCACGCTGCCGTTACGAaggccgttttgacgtttgtcttgcttatcaagtttcgtattaattaataactacgttAAAAAAGctaatagttcatacttcattGTGTCGTaactattaatttatattttataactattACGCATATTGCTAGAACTTTATTACGTCAAAACGGTCATCATAGCGCGTAGCGCGTCTGCCGCTagttaaaatattgtatttttgccAACAAATGAACTGACAAAAACAATTTACATTGAACTTTAGACATTGTAGGTAATGATGTTATAAACCTTGAATTTGGTTAGGTACATTACACAATGCTATCGCCAATTTTCTGATGCTAACCAAGTAAGTCCTTTATAAGGCAGGGAATGTCCTATGCAAACATTTTGTTAGTCCAGATTATACGCTTAATCCAAGAGATTCTGTTTATCTAAGACCTTTTGGGACCCGGAACGGAAACTGAATAGATTGCTAAGCTCAATGTAGactgaattattttaaatgtttgtgGCCTACTTTGGACCTTGAAGTCGGTAGGTATAAAATTGGTGgtactacttaggtacttaaaataaataaaatataaaaatatgtccAGCTACTTAATTGAAATAGGTTGGTTGTTACCCctactacatgggacttaaacatagcttttGAGGAGTCAagtggatgtatatactatacacctctgcctaccccttcggtgaTACAGgcttgatgctatgttatggttGTTGcagttataggtaagtacagcATAAAACATTGATTGCATCAATATAAGTgaaaattaagaataaaaaaacgcGATTCCTTTTCTTTACCTTCAAAAGAATATATTAGTATAAAAAAATGCCTACAACTTTTTTATTATGGTAAACTAAGCACAAAATCCAATTTCATAACATAACGATCAAACATAACGATACTTATTTTACaaacctacttttattttataaccatgcttttatttaaaaagcacCTACCTATCTTTGTAAAcactttgattttatttattatgttggcTGAATTGGTAGACTACGTTATGTTGGCTAAACTGTACCAGTGTTGTATGACAGAAAAAAATACCCTCCCGTTAAGTTGATGTATCCGAACATTGTCGATAAAGAGATTAATAAACCATACTtttcttaataatatttgttattttatagaaaacgttctaaatatttaataaatcatCAGGTACTAATACTAAACATACCATAATTCAGTTTAATGTTATGATTTGATATAAATTTGCTGTAATTTTTATCATGATTTCTATTATGAAAGTATTATTCGATGACAAATAAATAGTGATCCCAATTTTTAAATATGATAGCAAAAAAGCAAGACTTATTTTACCACCAAAAATAATCATGACAATCCATTTTAGAAAATAGGGTGTCTTTGCATCATGTGGAGTTTTAGTTTAGTTAATTGGCAACATTTCAAAAAGAAAGTGAAGTGAAAGAAATGAATTTACGAGAATAGGTCGCATAGATTTTTGGTTGATTTCCTTTTCACTTTGCTTTCATATTCTCATTAAGATCTAATAAACTCgtgttattttgtatttctggTTATACTTTGATTCAGCGAGTCTCGGTGCCGTAACACCGAACACAAGATAAGTACGAGAGTGAACAGCATCTTATTGATTTTCTTCCTTGCATATGCTTTCAACCAACGCGAAGTGGTGTAATTACAACTAGCGAAGAACTCATGATCTAATTGGAATACGCGTTCATTTATGTAATAAGTCACATATCGTGTGACATTTCTCCTAATTCGGTGTAAACAGGAATCAGTAAAAATGATGGCAAATTCACTTGACACCGTAAACGCGAATCAACCCACGCAAAATGGTAGCAAGTTGCAGCCCTGCCATAACGAGTCCAAGACAAATCTCATAGTGAATTACTTACCACAAACGATGACTCAGGAGGAGATCAGATCATTATTCTCAAGTGTTGGTGAAGTAGAAAGTTGCAAGCTCATCAGGGACAAAGTGACAGTATTCCCTGACCACATCCTGAACGGACAGAGCCTGGGGTACGCTTTCGTCAATTACCATAAGGCAGAAGATGCTGAGAAAGCTGTGAACACACTCAATGGCTTGAGATTACAGAACAAGATCATTAAAGTTTCTTATGCTCGCCCAAGCTCTGATGCGATCAAAGGCGCCAACCTATACGTGTCTGGTCTGCCTAAACACATGACTCAACAAGAATTGGAGAAGCTCTTCAGTCCATTTGGCACAATCATCAGCTCACGCATACTCCATGAGAATGTGAATGTTGGTCACTTACTGCAGGGAGGTGGGGATGAGCAGACGATCCAAGGACCTTCAAGAGGAGTCGCTTTCATACGCTATGACCAGAGAACTGAAGCTGAATGTGCTATACGTGAGTTAAATGGCTCTATACCCCCAGGTGGCACACAACCCATAACAGTTAAGTGTGCAAACAATCCAAGCAATCAGAACAAGGCCCTGGCCCCATTAGCTGCTTACTTAGCCCCCACAGCTTCACGTCGGTTCGTCGGGCCTGCTGGCAAAGCTCTTCTCGCCATCAACAAGGGTCTACAACGATTTTCTCCCTTAGCTGATCCCCTCATCCAAGGTAATGCTCTAGGAGGTTCAGGTTGGTGCATCTTTGTCTACAACATTGGTGCTGATACAGAAGAAAGCATCCTCTGGCAGCTCTTCGGCCCCTTTGGTGCTGTCCAAAGTGTGAAAATCATCAGAGATCCAACCACCAACAAATGCAAAGGGTATGGTTTTGTAACAATGACAAATTATGATGAAGCTGTTGTTGCCATCCAGTCGTTGAACGGATACTCGCTCAATGGCCAAGTACTGCAGGTCAGCTTCAAAACGAACAAAAGTAAATCTTAAGCTTTGCAAAGTCTAGTCAATAAATTGTAGCTAATTGCAAAAATGTTGATCATTACTCTGTCATGGTTTGACATCAGGCACTTGATTTAGTTTACGGATTGATTGTGATGCGAATCATGACATGATTTGAACCAGTGTAAGAAGTACAAACCTACAACTATCATCACATTATTGCTACACTGAAATagggaattttttttttgtatttactaaATGAGTGGCAACTTCAACTTAACTGTTTAATATTTATGACTTACTAATTTTGTGCCTGTACTCATGAGAAGTAAAAGCGAGACGTGCAATTAATTTGTGCAGTTTAGTGCTTATTATGTGTGTTCCAATAAAAAGATTTTCATGGACACGAATTTtgcattttgtttaaaaatacaaacattgGGTTTGCTCAAACAAGCCAAGATTGTGTCAATAGATGCTGGATGTCTGTTGATGCGGAAAAAATGCATGTCTCGCTTTTCTTGAACAATTGTTGTAATAGATGTTTTCTTATCATTTGCCCACTTATTACGTAGGCAATAATATTGACCTGATTTTGTATAGGAGCCATACCTATAGCGTAATCCTTGAAATAACACCATTACTTGGTGTTAATTTTCTCTTTTGATATAGGTTGTACGGTCTAAGTAAGACTATATAATATAAAGTTTTATAAGGCCAACAGAATTTCTAGTAGTTTTCTggcaataacatatttttaaagacaaactacagtgcaataaactttttactgtaagtaaaaataaaaaatatataattgaaagatatatacaatattatgtatattaaaccCAGTGCAATTATACCCCACATCTATAGTATATTGGAAATAcagaatatttattatgtatacacttttgcAACTACCAAAGAgtcagaatatataaaaatgtgaCTGATAAAAATAACACTTGATTGAAATAAGTGACATTTTGTGTGTAATTCTTCCATGCTGTAAAGAAATAAAAGTTACTCCATCTGACTGttaatcaaataaatatttaataattttgtttacatCTTTATAATTCTAATTTTCGCCAATAGTATATCTAACAGTCATAGAATTTGAATACAATTTGCATTTAACTCAGGGTCATGTAACTTGTTTAAGTAACTCTTGTATCTTCCTACTCATTATGTAGGTATTAGTAAAAGTTGTCCAGTTGTCTCTCTCGAGATTAACTTATGCACAAAGTCATAAATTAATGTGAGTGTTTAACTTAATCGTCATTAAATGTGTTTATTTCAATAATCGTACGTaaaattttgtacctatttttaagaCGCAAATCCATTAATGGACAAATTTGCGAAAAGACATCGAAAATTTGAATAGTTTTAAAATCAAAGTGAGATGTTTTTCGATATATTTGTTCTTTAAATGTATGTGCTTCTTAAGCTATATtagtaatagtaatatttacattattatgtattcaataaTCTTCATTATTTTAGCTTGTTTCAAATATGGCACTGCTAACATATAGGGATtcaatttatttactagctgacGAGGC is drawn from Pectinophora gossypiella chromosome 7, ilPecGoss1.1, whole genome shotgun sequence and contains these coding sequences:
- the LOC126368206 gene encoding ELAV-like protein 1 — protein: MMANSLDTVNANQPTQNGSKLQPCHNESKTNLIVNYLPQTMTQEEIRSLFSSVGEVESCKLIRDKVTVFPDHILNGQSLGYAFVNYHKAEDAEKAVNTLNGLRLQNKIIKVSYARPSSDAIKGANLYVSGLPKHMTQQELEKLFSPFGTIISSRILHENVNVGHLLQGGGDEQTIQGPSRGVAFIRYDQRTEAECAIRELNGSIPPGGTQPITVKCANNPSNQNKALAPLAAYLAPTASRRFVGPAGKALLAINKGLQRFSPLADPLIQGNALGGSGWCIFVYNIGADTEESILWQLFGPFGAVQSVKIIRDPTTNKCKGYGFVTMTNYDEAVVAIQSLNGYSLNGQVLQVSFKTNKSKS